One Sphingopyxis macrogoltabida genomic region harbors:
- a CDS encoding NAD(P)H-dependent flavin oxidoreductase, translated as MALPPIFDRLRLPVIGSPLFIVSGPDLVIAQCKAGIVGSFPALNARPQTLLDEWLHRITEELAAWDRANPDRLSAPFAVNQIVHKSNDRLEQDIATCEKWKVPITITSLGAREELNQAVHNWGGITLHDVIDDRFARKAVEKGADGLIPVAAGAGGHAGRQSPFALVQEIREWFDGPVALSGAIGHGRSILAAQACGADLAYIGSAFIATAEANAEDGYKNGIVEGRAADIVYSNLFTGVHGNYLRQSIVAAGMDPENLPEGDLKTMNFGSGGNTKVKAWKDIWGSGQGIGPVSAVRPVAEFVAELEAQYVAARRELEAKVRL; from the coding sequence ATGGCCCTTCCCCCGATTTTCGACCGTCTGCGCCTGCCCGTTATCGGTTCGCCGTTGTTTATCGTGTCGGGCCCCGATCTGGTGATTGCGCAGTGCAAGGCGGGAATCGTCGGCAGCTTTCCGGCGCTTAACGCGCGCCCGCAGACCTTGCTCGACGAGTGGCTGCACCGGATCACCGAGGAGCTGGCGGCGTGGGATCGCGCCAATCCCGACCGTCTGTCGGCGCCTTTCGCGGTCAACCAGATCGTCCACAAGTCGAACGACCGCCTCGAACAGGACATCGCGACCTGCGAGAAGTGGAAGGTGCCGATCACCATCACCTCATTGGGCGCGCGCGAGGAACTCAATCAGGCCGTCCACAACTGGGGCGGCATCACGCTGCATGACGTCATCGACGACCGCTTCGCGCGCAAGGCGGTCGAAAAGGGCGCCGACGGGCTGATTCCGGTCGCCGCGGGCGCCGGCGGGCATGCCGGCCGCCAGTCGCCGTTCGCCCTCGTTCAGGAAATCCGCGAATGGTTCGACGGCCCCGTCGCACTGTCGGGGGCGATCGGCCATGGCCGCTCGATCCTCGCCGCGCAGGCGTGCGGCGCCGACCTCGCCTATATCGGCAGCGCCTTCATCGCTACCGCCGAGGCGAATGCCGAGGACGGCTACAAGAACGGCATCGTCGAGGGGCGCGCCGCCGACATCGTCTATTCGAACCTCTTCACCGGGGTGCACGGCAATTATCTCCGCCAGTCGATCGTCGCCGCAGGGATGGACCCCGAAAATCTTCCCGAGGGCGATTTGAAGACGATGAACTTCGGTTCGGGCGGCAACACCAAGGTCAAGGCGTGGAAGGATATCTGGGGTTCGGGTCAGGGCATCGGCCCGGTCAGCGCCGTCCGCCCGGTGGCAGAATTCGTCGCCGAACTCGAAGCGCAATATGTCGCCGCGCGCCGCGAGCTGGAGGCGAAGGTTCGTCTCTGA
- a CDS encoding carbon-nitrogen hydrolase family protein: MTAPASPAAAPDKIRVAAVQYRLHGISSPDELERQVEYFTASASDYGCDFITFPELFPMQLLSTARLSAAAAMDAIDALTPRFNAFMAGLAKQYRINIIGGSHPVRIAGGAMRNRGHIFLRDGATHHRDKIHPTPSEREAWGIEGGTARDADVIETDCGPVGLMICYDSEFPELARRLVDQGATVLFVPYCTDDRRGHLRVRYCCAARAVENQCYVVTAGVTGNLPNVFNMDIHHAESAILTPSDFPFARDGIAAEVTPNSEGMAVADLSLADLRKAREGGAVRNLADRRLDLYKVEWLD; the protein is encoded by the coding sequence ATGACCGCACCCGCCTCGCCCGCCGCCGCCCCCGACAAGATTCGCGTCGCCGCCGTTCAATACCGGCTGCACGGCATATCATCGCCCGACGAACTCGAACGGCAGGTCGAATATTTCACTGCGTCGGCATCGGATTACGGGTGCGATTTCATCACCTTCCCCGAGCTGTTTCCGATGCAGTTGCTCTCGACCGCGCGCCTGTCCGCCGCCGCGGCGATGGACGCGATCGACGCGCTGACCCCGCGCTTCAACGCCTTCATGGCGGGGCTGGCGAAGCAATATCGCATCAACATCATCGGCGGCTCGCATCCGGTGCGGATCGCCGGCGGCGCGATGCGCAATCGGGGCCATATCTTCCTGCGCGACGGCGCCACGCACCACCGCGACAAAATCCATCCCACCCCCTCCGAGCGTGAGGCATGGGGGATCGAGGGCGGCACGGCGCGCGACGCCGACGTCATCGAAACCGATTGCGGCCCGGTCGGCCTGATGATCTGTTACGACAGCGAATTTCCCGAACTCGCGCGCCGCCTCGTCGACCAGGGCGCGACGGTCCTGTTCGTCCCCTATTGCACCGACGACCGCCGCGGCCATTTGCGCGTCCGCTATTGCTGCGCGGCGCGCGCGGTCGAAAATCAATGCTATGTCGTGACCGCAGGGGTGACCGGCAACCTGCCGAACGTCTTCAACATGGACATCCACCACGCCGAAAGCGCGATCCTGACGCCGTCGGACTTCCCTTTCGCCCGCGACGGCATCGCGGCCGAAGTCACCCCGAACAGCGAAGGCATGGCGGTCGCCGACCTCTCGCTCGCCGATCTGCGCAAGGCCCGCGAAGGCGGCGCGGTCCGCAATCTCGCCGACCGGCGGCTCGATCTCTACAAGGTCGAATGGCTCGATTGA
- the prsK gene encoding XrtA/PEP-CTERM system histidine kinase PrsK translates to MVLGGASHILSGLALLGFVGVTLWLLARPRARMAVLVPAPRWLIAAAAATGLWCAALYLFDSGSSEALVVQSLRNAVMLGWLAATFWSPAAPMSRPLRLIVRLLVTISLISLIMGAAAHLRDSTAAGQWLDPALGIAAMIVASGGLLIIDGGVRHASTTLRMPVMAVAGGFAMLWGYELNFQLLGALTGKPASALIALLPAMALLTLPAYVVAAMDIGRERMQLSRTAAMRTIILLGAAAYLILIGLTGAVARLVGGDYGDLAQGISLIVALGAGGLLFLSGRARAWLSVTISKHFFEHRYDYRTEWMRFTATLGDGGEQAGPDDDNLHRRVAKALAELTGSPAALLMRPDALGGFRVTDHWHWPTEEADETTLSLRSAFMLQETRHIVELDALRRGAMGVAADLAIPDWLVADPRAWVIVPVLHFQRMIAVVVLHRPAISRALDWEDLDVLRIAGQQAASYLAEAQSQQALSEARRFDEFNRRFAFIMHDIKNLASQLGLLARNAERHADKPEFRADMVETLKISAGRLSDLLVRLSPRARGRAAEAERVLVEPVLQAVAAELRPRRVLFVGCQAGLATWGDAASLRQIVQHLAANAIDASPPGSVVQLVAANEQGRVRIDVIDEGSGMSRAFVREQLFKPFVSTKDAGFGLGAFEALQLAQAMGGTIDVASEPGRGSKFSLWLPEGSAGGDVGSPEPMVPEPIVKVTTK, encoded by the coding sequence ATGGTGCTGGGGGGCGCCTCGCACATCCTGTCGGGACTGGCGCTGCTCGGCTTCGTCGGGGTCACCCTGTGGCTGCTGGCGCGGCCGCGGGCGCGTATGGCGGTGCTGGTGCCCGCACCGCGCTGGCTAATTGCCGCCGCCGCCGCGACCGGACTGTGGTGCGCCGCGCTTTATCTCTTCGATTCCGGGTCGTCCGAGGCGCTCGTCGTGCAGTCGCTGCGCAACGCGGTAATGCTCGGCTGGCTCGCCGCAACCTTCTGGTCGCCCGCGGCGCCGATGTCGCGGCCGCTGCGCCTGATCGTCCGCTTGCTCGTCACGATCAGCCTGATCAGTCTGATCATGGGCGCGGCGGCGCATCTGCGCGACAGCACCGCGGCGGGGCAATGGCTCGACCCGGCGCTGGGGATTGCGGCGATGATCGTCGCATCGGGCGGCCTCCTGATCATCGATGGCGGCGTTCGCCATGCGAGCACGACGCTGCGCATGCCGGTGATGGCGGTCGCCGGCGGTTTTGCGATGCTGTGGGGCTATGAGCTCAATTTCCAGTTGCTCGGCGCGCTGACCGGCAAGCCGGCGTCGGCGCTGATCGCGCTGCTCCCGGCGATGGCCTTGCTGACCCTGCCGGCCTATGTCGTCGCGGCGATGGATATCGGGCGCGAGCGGATGCAATTGTCGCGCACCGCGGCGATGCGGACGATTATCCTGCTCGGCGCCGCCGCCTATCTGATCCTGATCGGGCTGACCGGCGCGGTCGCGCGGCTGGTCGGGGGCGATTATGGCGATCTGGCGCAGGGCATCTCGCTGATCGTCGCGCTCGGTGCGGGCGGGCTGCTGTTTCTGTCGGGCCGCGCGCGCGCCTGGCTGTCGGTGACCATCTCGAAGCATTTTTTCGAGCATCGCTATGACTATCGCACCGAATGGATGCGCTTCACCGCGACGCTCGGCGACGGGGGCGAGCAGGCGGGACCCGACGACGACAATCTCCACCGCCGCGTCGCCAAGGCGCTTGCCGAACTGACCGGCAGCCCGGCGGCGCTGCTGATGCGTCCCGACGCGCTCGGCGGGTTTCGCGTCACCGACCATTGGCACTGGCCGACGGAAGAGGCGGACGAGACCACGCTGTCGCTGCGGTCGGCTTTCATGCTGCAGGAAACGCGGCATATCGTCGAACTCGACGCGCTGCGCCGCGGCGCTATGGGGGTCGCCGCCGATCTGGCGATTCCCGACTGGCTGGTCGCCGATCCGCGGGCGTGGGTGATCGTGCCGGTGCTGCATTTCCAGCGGATGATCGCGGTCGTCGTCCTCCACCGTCCTGCGATCTCGCGCGCGCTCGACTGGGAGGATCTCGACGTGCTGCGTATCGCGGGGCAGCAGGCGGCAAGCTACCTCGCCGAGGCGCAGAGCCAGCAGGCGCTGTCCGAAGCGCGGCGCTTCGACGAATTCAACCGCCGCTTTGCCTTCATCATGCACGATATCAAGAATCTCGCGAGCCAGCTCGGCCTGCTCGCGCGCAATGCCGAGCGCCACGCCGACAAGCCCGAATTCCGCGCCGACATGGTCGAAACGCTGAAGATTTCGGCCGGCCGCCTGTCGGACCTGCTCGTCCGCCTGTCGCCGCGCGCCCGCGGCCGCGCGGCGGAGGCGGAGCGGGTGCTCGTCGAACCGGTGCTTCAGGCGGTGGCGGCCGAATTGCGGCCGCGCCGGGTGCTGTTCGTCGGCTGCCAGGCCGGGCTCGCGACATGGGGCGACGCGGCATCGCTTCGCCAGATCGTCCAGCATCTCGCCGCCAACGCGATCGATGCGTCGCCGCCGGGCAGCGTGGTGCAGCTCGTCGCGGCGAACGAGCAGGGGCGGGTGCGCATCGACGTGATCGACGAGGGCAGCGGGATGAGCCGCGCCTTTGTCCGCGAGCAATTGTTCAAGCCCTTCGTCTCGACCAAGGACGCCGGTTTCGGCCTCGGCGCTTTCGAGGCGTTGCAACTGGCGCAGGCGATGGGCGGAACGATCGACGTGGCGAGCGAGCCGGGACGCGGCAGCAAATTCTCGCTGTGGCTGCCGGAGGGCAGTGCAGGGGGCGACGTGGGGTCGCCCGAACCGATGGTGCCCGAACCGATAGTGAAAGTGACGACGAAATGA
- the prsR gene encoding PEP-CTERM-box response regulator transcription factor, translated as MSETGSDLPALLIVEDDPGLQTQLKWAYDGYRVLIAGDHDSAIDLLRAEEPAVVTLDLGLPPDPDGTREGFRVLKAILEAKPDTKVIVVSGHGERASALNAIASGAWDFYQKPIDIDELGLIVRRAFHVRELEVENARLAEQGASDNRILGGMITGAPEMLKVARTIERVANLDVSVMLLGASGTGKELLARGLHEASGRRDGAFVAINCAAIPENLLESELFGHEKGAFTGAVKTTEGKIELAHGGTLFLDEVGDIPLPLQVKLLRFLQERTIERIGGRKAIAVDTRIICATHRDLDAMIAAQSFRDDLYYRLAEMVVKIPALAERPGDAVLLARHFLHHYAPEMNPAVRGFAPDALQAIDEARWPGNVRELENRIKRAVIMADGKLVTRDDLDMSGGADGDDEAWLNLRSAREAADRVAIRRAVTQSEGNISAAAKLLGISRPTLYDLLKQYRMHA; from the coding sequence ATGAGCGAGACCGGCTCCGACCTTCCCGCGCTGCTGATCGTCGAGGACGATCCGGGGCTACAGACGCAGCTCAAATGGGCCTATGACGGCTATCGGGTGCTGATCGCGGGCGATCATGACAGCGCGATCGACCTGCTGCGCGCCGAGGAGCCGGCGGTGGTGACGCTCGATCTTGGCCTGCCGCCCGATCCCGACGGGACGCGCGAGGGGTTTCGGGTGCTGAAGGCGATCCTGGAGGCAAAACCCGACACCAAGGTGATCGTCGTATCGGGGCATGGCGAACGCGCCAGCGCGCTCAATGCCATCGCGAGCGGCGCGTGGGACTTCTACCAGAAACCGATCGATATCGACGAACTGGGATTGATCGTCCGCCGCGCCTTCCATGTCCGCGAGCTCGAGGTCGAGAATGCCCGGCTCGCCGAGCAGGGCGCGAGCGACAATCGCATCCTCGGCGGGATGATCACCGGCGCGCCCGAGATGCTGAAGGTCGCGCGGACGATCGAACGCGTCGCGAATCTCGACGTCTCGGTCATGCTGCTCGGCGCCAGCGGGACCGGCAAGGAATTGCTGGCGCGCGGGCTGCACGAGGCTAGCGGCCGCCGCGACGGTGCCTTCGTCGCGATCAACTGCGCCGCGATCCCCGAGAATCTGCTCGAAAGCGAGCTGTTCGGGCACGAGAAGGGCGCCTTCACCGGCGCGGTCAAGACGACCGAGGGCAAGATCGAACTGGCGCATGGCGGCACGCTGTTCCTCGACGAGGTCGGCGACATCCCGCTGCCGCTTCAGGTCAAGCTGCTGCGCTTCCTGCAGGAACGGACGATCGAGCGCATCGGCGGGCGAAAGGCGATAGCCGTCGATACCCGCATCATCTGCGCGACGCACCGCGACCTCGATGCGATGATCGCCGCGCAAAGCTTTCGCGACGATCTTTATTACCGGCTCGCCGAAATGGTCGTGAAAATCCCTGCGCTCGCCGAGCGGCCCGGCGACGCGGTGCTGCTCGCGCGGCATTTCCTCCATCATTACGCGCCGGAGATGAACCCGGCGGTGCGCGGCTTCGCGCCCGATGCATTGCAGGCGATCGACGAGGCGCGCTGGCCGGGGAATGTCCGCGAACTGGAAAACCGGATCAAGCGCGCGGTGATCATGGCCGACGGCAAGCTGGTGACGCGGGATGACCTCGACATGTCGGGCGGGGCGGACGGCGACGACGAGGCGTGGCTGAATCTGCGCAGCGCGCGCGAGGCGGCCGACCGCGTCGCGATCCGCCGCGCCGTGACGCAGAGCGAGGGCAATATTTCGGCCGCCGCCAAGCTGCTCGGGATCAGCCGGCCGACGCTTTACGACCTGCTCAAGCAATATCGGATGCACGCCTGA
- a CDS encoding TIGR03013 family XrtA/PEP-CTERM system glycosyltransferase, which yields MFRLFKHYVPHAVVWLALVDFLALLLSAEGAWHIYAHQANFDAGTFGDRLLPVATFAIANSLAMMATGMYGTEALRSMRFATARLLVAVSLGVIFLAVVGFLLPTATLWRANSLYAMVIAIAALLLIRLALTQTAAPEAFRRRVLVLGAGPRAARLQALADQPGSGLTIAGFVAMADVEKTMTRAVPREKIANLSDHVVALGAGEVVLALEERRNALPLADLLRVKTTGVHVNDIASFIERETGRVDLATTNPSGLIFSDGFSAGQRISKAGKRLFDIVASLLVLVIGLPLMLIAAIAVKLDSKGPVFYRQSRVGMFGEPYDILKIRSMRTDAEAAGKAVWASENDPRITRVGNIIRKLRIDELPQLWCVLKGDMSFVGPRPERPSFVEELEQQLPYYAERHMVKPGLTGWAQINYPYGASVEDARVKLEYDLYYAKNYSPFLDLLILLQTVRVVLWPEGAR from the coding sequence ATGTTTCGTTTGTTCAAACATTATGTTCCCCATGCGGTCGTCTGGCTGGCGCTGGTCGATTTCCTCGCGCTGCTCCTTTCGGCGGAGGGGGCGTGGCACATTTATGCGCACCAGGCCAATTTCGACGCGGGGACGTTCGGCGACCGGCTGCTTCCCGTTGCCACCTTTGCGATCGCCAATTCGCTCGCGATGATGGCGACCGGCATGTACGGGACCGAGGCGCTGCGTTCGATGCGTTTCGCGACCGCGCGGCTGCTCGTCGCCGTATCGCTGGGCGTCATTTTCCTCGCGGTGGTGGGGTTCCTGTTGCCGACCGCGACGTTGTGGCGCGCCAACAGCCTCTACGCGATGGTGATCGCGATCGCCGCCCTGCTCCTGATCCGGCTCGCGCTGACCCAGACCGCGGCGCCCGAAGCGTTTCGCCGCCGCGTCCTCGTGCTCGGCGCCGGGCCGCGCGCGGCGCGGTTGCAGGCACTGGCCGACCAGCCGGGAAGCGGGCTGACGATCGCCGGCTTCGTCGCGATGGCCGATGTCGAAAAGACGATGACGCGCGCGGTGCCGCGCGAGAAGATCGCGAACCTGTCCGATCATGTCGTCGCGCTCGGCGCCGGCGAGGTCGTGCTGGCGCTCGAGGAACGGCGCAACGCCTTGCCGTTGGCCGACCTCTTGCGCGTCAAGACGACGGGGGTCCATGTCAACGATATCGCCAGTTTCATCGAGCGTGAAACGGGACGCGTCGACCTTGCGACGACCAATCCTAGCGGGCTGATCTTTTCGGACGGTTTTTCGGCAGGACAGCGGATTTCGAAGGCGGGCAAGCGCCTGTTCGACATCGTCGCCAGCCTGCTCGTGCTGGTCATCGGCCTGCCGCTGATGCTGATCGCCGCAATTGCGGTGAAACTCGACAGCAAGGGACCGGTTTTCTATCGCCAGTCGCGCGTCGGCATGTTCGGCGAGCCCTATGACATATTGAAAATCCGGTCGATGCGGACCGACGCCGAAGCCGCCGGCAAGGCGGTGTGGGCGAGCGAGAACGACCCGCGCATCACCCGCGTCGGCAACATCATCCGCAAGCTGCGGATCGACGAACTGCCGCAGCTCTGGTGCGTGCTGAAGGGCGATATGAGCTTTGTCGGCCCGCGCCCCGAACGCCCGAGTTTCGTCGAGGAACTCGAACAGCAACTTCCCTATTATGCCGAGCGGCACATGGTGAAACCCGGCCTGACCGGCTGGGCGCAGATCAATTACCCCTATGGCGCGTCGGTCGAGGATGCGCGCGTGAAGCTCGAATATGATCTCTATTACGCCAAGAATTACTCGCCCTTCCTCGACCTGTTGATCCTGCTGCAGACGGTTCGTGTCGTGCTGTGGCCGGAGGGTGCACGCTGA